The genomic segment TTTTTCTGCTCTGGGGTAAGATGATCGGAGTTGAGCTTGTTGTCCCCCGTCTTGGGAGCGGAATCGTCCTTCTTCTTCTGCGGGTGCAGGTCCGGGAAGTCTTCACGGGCTCTCTTGGTGTGGCTGCCGCTGCGTGCTTGCAACGGAATGGGAGGTGACCAGCGATGGGTCGGCAGCGAGATCTTATCACGCAGATTCTTGGGTACCGAGGATGGAAGGTGAGGAGCTGGCGCTGGGAAAGCGCGGACGGGAGGGCCATCGTCCCGCTTCGAAACCACGTCCCGGCCGACGCGGTGCTTGTGATCGAGCTTGAGCGCCGCTGGGCCGCTCGGTGCAGCCACTGCCTGGCGATCTGTTCGAAGCTCCACGAGCGTGGGAAGGTGCGCCGCTGGGAGGAGCTGCCGGCCATCGGGCACCGCGTGGTTCTGGAGTATGCGCCGGAGCGAGTCAAGTGCAAGGCATGTGGCAGCTGCCCCACGGAACTACTTGCCTGGGCCGACCCGAAGCAACGGCAAACTCGGCGCTTACAGCACCACCTGGCGTTGGATGCGCTGTCGATGCCGCTGACGCATGTCGCGGTCAAGTACAGACTCTCATGGCGGACCGTGCGCCGGTCCGAGGTCGCTGCCTTCGAGCGGTGGCACTCCACCAGACCCGAAAGCCCGCTCGAGGAGGTGGGGCTCGATGAGAAGTGGCTGGGACGACGCCACAAGAGCGGGCACAAGTTCGTCACCATCGCGAGCAACCTCCGCTCCGGGGAGCCTGTCTGGATTGGTTACGGTCGCAGCGAGGCGGACGTCAAACGTTTCCTCGACACACTGACGGCGGAAAAGAAGTCCAAGATCAAGCTGTTCGCCTGCGACATGCACAAGCCGTTTCATGCGGCGATTCGCAGCGACGAGCAACTGGCTCACGCGGCGATCGTTCACGACCCTTTCCACATCATGAAGCGCGCCGGCGAAGCTGTTACCGAGCTGAGGCGGCAGATTTTCTTCCGTGCGGGACCGGAGCTGCGCGCCATCGGTCGGGGCACACGCTGGCTGGTACTGAGACCGTGGGAGCGACTTGGCGAGGAAGACCAAATCAAGCTCAACAAGCTGTTCGCCCTGAACAACAAACTGATGCGCGCCTACCAGGTGCTCGAGGAACTGCGTGAGGCACTCAAAGCCCCGGATGGCGCAACCATGCGGAAAGCGCTTCAGCACATACTTTACCGCACAGAAAAGAAATCGAACGTTCCGATGCGAAAGCTCCACGACTCCTTACGCGGCCACTACGATGGCATCGTCGCGCTGGCAGAGCATCGGCCGCCCACCGGTCGCCTCGAGGCGCTCAACAACAATTGGGAGACGCTCGTCCGCCGCGGCCGAGGCTACCGCGACCACCAATACCTATTCCGCAAGCTGCAGTTCATCACCGCAAACCCTGTCCGCACCGCTCAAGGAGCGGATCGCTTCCTCGCTTTGGGGCTGGCGGCACCAACCAGCGCTGCGGCATGAACCAACCGGCGCCTGGCATGATCCTCGGCTCTTGAGACGGTCACGCGATCTCAAGCTGCGAGGACCGTGTCAGGCGCCGCGCGGAAACTCGATGAGTCTGCCCGGATTCGGCATAAGAGCCTTTTTTTCTGCTCTGGGGTAAGATGATCGGAGTTGAGCTTGTTGTCCCCCGTCTTGGGAGCGGAATCGTCCTTCTTCTTCTGCGGGTGCAGGTCCGGGAAGTCTTCACGGGCTCTCTTGGTGTGGCTGCCGCTGCGTGCTCCCGGGCTCTCAACACTCGGATCCCCCGAGTGTGCCTTCTTACCCTCCGCCTTCAACCCCAGTGGGTCACTGACAAGCGTCGGTGACCCATTGAACCCTAGTAGGTTGTACCCTCCAGCAGTTCCGAGAGGATCCGGAGAGAGCCATCTTCCTAACGAATTGTCAAAGTAGCGGTACCTCGTACAACTGAGACCAGTCTCATGTAGGGTTGCCTCCCCCCGGCCGCGAGTGCCGGGAGGAAACAGCTTGAGCTTTCAAAGAGCTAGGACGTTACGTCCTGAGATCTTGCGCGTCCGCCCCCTCCCGGCGCCGGCCGCGTCTCGCTACCGCTCGCGCGCGCGGGCGGAGGGGGTTAGTAGATGAAACCGAAGAGGGCGTTGCTTCTCGCGTTTGCGACCGTGACCCAGTCGGAGACCGCTAGGAGGATATCCTCTAGGTCGGGGTTGCTGTGCTTAGGGGGCTGTCGCTCCAGAAGCGGAGCGGCTGCCCTCAATCGTTCGGTCGACCAGTGCCCAAACTGGGGGAAGTCACTCGCTTCATAGAACTCGAACACTCCCTGCCCGTACACGAGGTCTTCAAACGAGAGCTGACAAGGATGCGCGAGCAACGCGCGGTCGACCTCCGAAATGGTATCGAGCAGAATTGGCGACACGGCTGAGTTGTCTAGCTCGACGCCAAAGTGCTGACAGAGCGCTTCGAAGGCGAAGATCTGCTGATCGGCGCGTCCACGACACGTGCCCGACTTGAGGAGTTGCATGACCTGCGGCCAGATGTCGTCATCGCACTTGGCTTCGAGTTGCTCCAAGAGGTCTGGAGTGTTGCTCCCAAGCGCCTTCTCGAGGGCTGCCTGATCGACGCTGTACACCATGATTCCCCGTCCCATGCTTCTAGGCCTTAGGCGGTGAGTGGTAGAGGGTCTTGAAGTGGTCGAGGAGCCCCACGGGAGGGCCATCAATAATCCAGCGTGGCGTGTAGTCGGACTCGACCTCGAACTTCAGACCCTGGAGCTCTGCCTCGATGGCTAGCGCGATGTTGAACCAGTCATGGTAGCTGTCTGGTGCCGACTTGTTCTTGCCAGCTCCCCAGAATGCCTTGAACGCCTTCAAACTCGCGACCGCAGACTCCGTGTACGCCGCTTGCTCACCCGAACGGATGCTTCGCATGACAGCGACGATTGATGTATCCGCCTTGGCTAGGCGTGGGCCCGAGATCGTCGCTTTTTCCGGGCTACTCAGCGCTTCGGTCTTCGTTGCCCGTTTCTCGAAGTCCTTGCCTTCGGTCCAAAAGGCCAGCGCAGCCGCAGCGAGAGCCAGCTGGTAGTCATCCCGCTGCCCGGGGATGCGTTTGAAGTTCTTGTGATCGTATTCGAGCAGCGATGCCACGGCCTCGGGGCGCCGTAGGATCTTGGCGCAGCAAACCGCTAGCCACCAATCGCGTGGGGTTGCGCCTAGGCCGGGCGTTGCCCCGGGGATATGAAGCGTGCGCCCACACAACTCGACCTCGACGTTGCCCTTGGTATACCAAAGTCTGAAGCCAGCAACTGCGTAGTCGACCGCCGCGTTGAGTATCTCCCAGAAGGAGTTCACGTCGGCGATCAGGAGCATGGTGTTGGCACGGGTGCGCGCAATTGACGCGAGGTGTCCTGGCTTGCCCGAATCCTCAACAGCAAGCTGTGCCGCGCGCCAACGTGTTGTATCGGCCGTTTGTTGTCGATTCCGCTCGAGTTCTCCTTTCGCGAAGAAGTTGTCCAGCTTGTGCCTTGTTACCTTGTGTCCGGTCATTTTCGCTTTGGATGCTTGTTGCCGTCAGCGTCGTACGACTGATTCTCGTACTCCGTAACCTTGATTGGTTTGGGGTTGCCATCCGCATCGAATGGCTGAGTTACTTTGACGTAGTCTGCTGGAGCGCCATCCTGAATATCGGTCGCCATAGCGCGTTGCGCATCCGATGCCTTCGGATCCGTCGCTTGCTTGTCCAACAGTTGATTCTTGTACTCTGGTGTGCCCTGCTCGTAGCGCTCACCCGGATTGTCACCCTTGCGAGAAGACTTGTTTTTGCCTTCACCACCCTTGCTCTCCGCAATGACGTATTTCGGCGGTGGCGGACTAGGCTTGATTTCGTAGGTGTTGTCGAAGGTGTTCGGCCCTCGATCTTTCGCGACCGGTTCGGCCTTTCGCGGTTTGAACATTTGGCCGACGGCGTGATCCGTTGCAGCGTCGCCTAGGGCTTCGGAGTGTTCTCGGGCTTTCTGCTCGTGTTCCTTCGCCTTCTGTTTTTGCTTCGCGGCCTCGGCCTCGTGCTTCTTCGCAGCAGCCTTGTCACCCTTCTTCTTGGCCTCGGCGGCCTTCTGCTTCGCCCGTTCCTCGGCCTTCTTGGCCTTCTTTGCGCTTTGTAGTTCCGCGTGGCGCTCGCTTGCGACCTGCTTAGCCGTCTTCTTCCCGTCCTTGGTCTGTATTTTCTTGTTGGCCGGGAGTTCCATCTTCTTCCCTTCCGCCCGCTTGTACGACTTCTCCTTCGCGTAGTGCGTGGGCTTGTCGGGAGTGTTGGGATCGCTCGCGTACTGTCCCTTACTGTTTCGGAGCTTTCCGTCTCCGTCGCGGTGGGTTCCGGGCGGATCGCCCTTGCCCTTCCCCTTTTTCTTCGGAGTCTGCCGCGGCTTCGGCGAGGCCTTGGCTGGGGGCTTCTGGCGTGTCTTCTTGCCCTTGGTCTTCAACCCCAGTGGGTCACTGACCAGTGTTGGTGCCCCGTTAAAGCCTAGCAGGTCGTAGCCACCCGCGGTTCCGAGCGGATCAGGAGAGAGCCATCTCCCTAACGAATTGTCAAAGTACCGGTACCTCGTACAACTGAGACCAGTCTCATGTAGGGTTGCCTCCCCCCGGCCGCTAGTGCCGGGAGGAAACGACTTGAGCTTTCAAAGACCTAGGACAAAGCGTCCTGAGAAGCTTGCGCGTCCGCCCCCTCCCGGCGCCGGCCGCGTCTCGCTACCGCTCGCGCGCGCGGGCGGAGGGGGTTAGTAGATGAACCCGAAGAGGGCGTTATTCCGTGCGTTCGCGATGGTGATCCAGTCGGAGACGGCGAGGAGAATAGCCTCCAAGGTCTCGTCGGCGTGCTCTGGGGGATCCTGCTCGAGGACTGGCGCGGCTGCCCGAACGCTTGCCGCAGACCAGTGCCCAAATTGGGGGAAGTCAC from the Polyangiaceae bacterium genome contains:
- a CDS encoding ISL3 family transposase produces the protein MRSWRWESADGRAIVPLRNHVPADAVLVIELERRWAARCSHCLAICSKLHERGKVRRWEELPAIGHRVVLEYAPERVKCKACGSCPTELLAWADPKQRQTRRLQHHLALDALSMPLTHVAVKYRLSWRTVRRSEVAAFERWHSTRPESPLEEVGLDEKWLGRRHKSGHKFVTIASNLRSGEPVWIGYGRSEADVKRFLDTLTAEKKSKIKLFACDMHKPFHAAIRSDEQLAHAAIVHDPFHIMKRAGEAVTELRRQIFFRAGPELRAIGRGTRWLVLRPWERLGEEDQIKLNKLFALNNKLMRAYQVLEELREALKAPDGATMRKALQHILYRTEKKSNVPMRKLHDSLRGHYDGIVALAEHRPPTGRLEALNNNWETLVRRGRGYRDHQYLFRKLQFITANPVRTAQGADRFLALGLAAPTSAAA
- a CDS encoding immunity 49 family protein — protein: MLLIADVNSFWEILNAAVDYAVAGFRLWYTKGNVEVELCGRTLHIPGATPGLGATPRDWWLAVCCAKILRRPEAVASLLEYDHKNFKRIPGQRDDYQLALAAAALAFWTEGKDFEKRATKTEALSSPEKATISGPRLAKADTSIVAVMRSIRSGEQAAYTESAVASLKAFKAFWGAGKNKSAPDSYHDWFNIALAIEAELQGLKFEVESDYTPRWIIDGPPVGLLDHFKTLYHSPPKA